A region from the Lysobacter antibioticus genome encodes:
- a CDS encoding 5-(carboxyamino)imidazole ribonucleotide synthase: MTTVGILGGGQLARMLALSGAPLGLRFLVLDSAADACAGQFAPMVVGDYTDQAALDEFASKIDVATFDFENVPAESAHWLAERRPVFPSPRALAVAQDRLAEKTLFRELDIPVPDFAAIDTRAALDQAIATIGTPCILKTRRLGYDGKGQFRIKTPADADAAWAALGPQADKVGLILEGFVRFERELSAVAVRGRDGEFRAWPITENWHVDGVLSASLAPARTDEALAATAISYARKLAEALDYVGVFALELFCRDGVLLANELAPRVHNSGHWTIEGSETSQFQNHLRAVLGLPLGDTRMLGMACMLNWIGVMPEAGPVLSEAGGHWHDYGKSSREGRKVGHATLRADSAGELAQALQRVGAALGRNDQVAPVIERLA, from the coding sequence ATGACCACCGTCGGCATTCTCGGAGGCGGGCAACTGGCCCGCATGCTCGCGCTTTCCGGCGCGCCCCTCGGGCTGCGTTTCCTGGTGCTGGACAGCGCCGCGGACGCCTGCGCCGGCCAGTTCGCGCCGATGGTGGTCGGCGATTACACCGATCAGGCCGCGCTCGACGAATTCGCCTCGAAGATCGACGTGGCAACGTTCGATTTCGAGAACGTGCCGGCCGAGTCCGCGCATTGGCTGGCCGAGCGCCGGCCGGTGTTCCCGAGCCCGCGCGCGCTGGCCGTGGCCCAGGACCGCCTGGCCGAAAAGACCCTGTTCCGCGAGCTCGATATCCCGGTGCCGGATTTCGCCGCGATCGATACCCGCGCCGCGCTCGACCAGGCGATCGCGACCATCGGCACGCCGTGCATCCTCAAGACCCGGCGCCTGGGTTACGACGGCAAGGGTCAATTCCGCATCAAGACGCCGGCCGATGCCGACGCCGCCTGGGCCGCGCTCGGCCCGCAGGCCGACAAGGTCGGGCTGATTCTCGAAGGTTTCGTGCGTTTCGAGCGCGAGTTGTCGGCGGTCGCGGTGCGCGGCCGCGACGGCGAGTTCCGCGCCTGGCCGATCACCGAAAACTGGCATGTCGACGGCGTGCTGTCGGCCAGCCTGGCGCCGGCGCGCACCGACGAAGCGCTCGCCGCGACCGCGATCTCGTATGCGCGCAAGCTCGCCGAGGCATTGGATTACGTCGGCGTGTTCGCGCTCGAGTTGTTCTGCCGCGACGGCGTGCTGCTCGCCAACGAACTGGCGCCGCGCGTGCACAACTCCGGGCACTGGACCATCGAAGGCAGCGAGACCTCGCAGTTCCAGAACCATCTGCGCGCCGTGCTCGGTCTGCCCTTGGGCGATACGCGCATGCTCGGCATGGCCTGCATGCTCAACTGGATCGGCGTCATGCCCGAGGCCGGGCCGGTGCTCAGCGAAGCCGGCGGGCATTGGCACGATTACGGCAAGTCTTCGCGCGAGGGTCGCAAGGTCGGCCACGCGACCTTGCGCGCCGA
- the purE gene encoding 5-(carboxyamino)imidazole ribonucleotide mutase, with protein sequence MSPASATPVTPPALVGIVMGSRSDWETMQHAAAKLEALGVPHEVRVVSAHRTPDVLFEYADTAAARGLRAIIAGAGGAAHLPGMLAAKTAVPVLGVPVQSKALNGMDSLLSIVQMPAGIPVATFAIGNAGAANAALFAAALLSTEYPAIGAALTAFRTRQTDEVLANDDPRQ encoded by the coding sequence ATCGTCATGGGCTCGCGCTCTGACTGGGAAACGATGCAGCACGCTGCCGCCAAGCTGGAAGCGCTCGGCGTTCCGCACGAGGTCCGGGTGGTCTCGGCGCACCGCACGCCCGACGTGCTGTTCGAATACGCCGACACGGCGGCGGCGCGCGGTCTGCGCGCGATCATCGCCGGCGCCGGCGGCGCGGCGCATCTGCCGGGCATGCTGGCGGCGAAGACCGCGGTGCCGGTGCTCGGCGTGCCGGTGCAGTCCAAGGCCCTCAACGGCATGGATTCGCTGCTCTCGATCGTGCAGATGCCGGCCGGCATTCCGGTGGCGACCTTCGCCATCGGCAACGCCGGCGCCGCCAATGCGGCCTTGTTCGCCGCAGCGCTGCTGTCGACGGAATATCCGGCGATCGGCGCGGCGTTGACTGCGTTCCGCACCCGTCAGACCGACGAGGTGCTCGCCAACGACGATCCGCGCCAATGA